From the genome of Eucalyptus grandis isolate ANBG69807.140 chromosome 2, ASM1654582v1, whole genome shotgun sequence, one region includes:
- the LOC120290129 gene encoding cytochrome P450 71AP13-like — translation MTELVMNPKAIKRAQAELRSVVGESKYVQETDLPQLPYLKAIIKEVFRLHPPAPVLLPRESMEDVIIDGYCIPAKTRFFVNAWSIGRDPQSWVDPEAFLPERFLDSTIDFKGQDFELIPFGAGRRSCPAITFGNASVEIALAQLLHSFDWQLPPGVHPKDLDMEEAFGITMHRIENLVVVAKPCFS, via the coding sequence ATGACAGAGCTTGTCATGAACCCTAAAGCCATCAAAAGAGCACAAGCCGAACTGCGAAGCGTCGTGGGAGAGAGCAAATACGTGCAAGAGACTGACCTACCTCAATTACCATACTTGAAGGCTATCATCAAGGAGGTATTCCGACTGCATCCTCCTGCTCCTGTGTTACTCCCAAGAGAATCCATGGAGGACGTAATAATTGATGGATACTGCATTCCGGCAAAAACGCGTTTCTTTGTTAACGCTTGGTCAATAGGGCGTGATCCACAATCCTGGGTTGATCCTGAAGCATTTCTACCAGAAAGGTTTTTGGATAGCACCATCGACTTCAAGGGACAGGACTTCGAGCTGATACCATTTGGCGCAGGTCGAAGAAGCTGCCCCGCTATCACATTTGGAAATGCCAGTGTTGAGATTGCTTTAGCTCAACTTCTTCACAGTTTCGATTGGCAACTTCCTCCTGGTGTCCACCCAAAAGATTTGGATATGGAAGAAGCTTTTGGCATCACAATGCATAGGATCGAAAACCTTGTTGTCGTCGCCAAACCCTGCTTCTCCTAG